From Alteromonas sp. RKMC-009, one genomic window encodes:
- a CDS encoding TonB-dependent receptor, protein MKNNTFKKTRVATSMALLLGTTSMFSAQAQEVEAAADESMEVIQVKGIRGSLMRSQDLKRNSSGVVDAISAEELGKFPDTNLAEALQRITGVTISRANGEGSQITVRGFGPEFNLITLNGRQMPGTGFTRSYDLQNLSSEGVKTLELQKTARAENPSGGLGATVNILTMRPMDNPGQQFSVSAKGIMDTSNEEGSDITPEVAGVFTNTFADDMFGIGISVSHQERDFRQQSASIQGWVLVPDEDLPELDPSMVVDNRSVITDAAFFPKDLNFGFADVQRERTNAQVTFQFRPTDNFTATVDYTASDAVTGTNSFGWGIWNNFGPNINSYELDENGTALYADIAGDDGSATASRNTTEVNARSLGVNLEWQITDDWEVSVDYHDSYNQIDNGKDKGLGGSGQVILGSDQLISKVYDYREGDIPSYYINWNNGTNELMPGEIDSNFSQFTRNQGRSDIEQLQIDSTWYNSVFDSIPLVKVDFGYARTEQSLGATDAWGGLRGGPGFSPSYTEIFPDSMFTRHDTGDFLDAFSGGGDALNPNYFYTYSFDEAITRQLAYLTADVTGDSNVYSIDPFFNAPTVNFVEEITDSVYVQTEWDFDIGEFYVQVNAGVRYEETEVPSSAQVRVPTQVNWVAPSEWITEYQSELILQDFTGEYDILLPMFDIKVDVTEDVVARFSWGKSITRAPIGLLQGGRAFSGSPKIGARTASEGNTGLKPYESQNLDLSVEWYYSEDSYASVGLFRKKVSEYIETTGGDQTFEGLRDIYQGPRWNEAVAALEADGVQATDSAIFQYFQDNGYANAEGVVEPNADDPLITWRVTKPRNLPDSRTVDGIELAVQHTFGETGFGVGVNGTLVDGDVKYDPYILESGQNPLVGIGDSANFQMFYEKEALSVKVTYAWRAGYLQGMGQAQGSSDVPPTQADSFGQWDFSINYDFNEHFTVFVEGVNVNNETERGYGRFEEQFLYAHQYGPRYTLGARYTF, encoded by the coding sequence ATGAAAAACAATACATTTAAAAAGACCCGGGTCGCCACATCAATGGCTTTGTTACTGGGTACAACAAGCATGTTCAGCGCGCAGGCACAGGAAGTTGAAGCCGCTGCTGACGAAAGCATGGAAGTCATTCAGGTTAAGGGGATCCGCGGCTCACTGATGCGCTCTCAGGATCTGAAGCGCAATTCCAGCGGTGTCGTCGATGCCATTTCCGCCGAAGAACTGGGTAAATTTCCGGATACCAACCTTGCGGAAGCGTTACAGCGTATTACCGGTGTCACCATCAGCCGTGCAAACGGTGAAGGTAGTCAGATCACCGTACGGGGTTTTGGCCCTGAATTTAACCTGATTACCCTGAATGGCCGTCAGATGCCGGGCACCGGCTTCACTCGCTCTTACGACTTACAGAACCTGTCTTCTGAAGGAGTAAAAACCCTGGAGCTGCAGAAAACTGCACGGGCGGAAAACCCCAGTGGTGGTCTTGGCGCAACGGTAAATATTCTGACTATGCGCCCAATGGATAATCCGGGTCAGCAATTCTCAGTGTCTGCTAAAGGCATTATGGACACCTCTAACGAGGAAGGCAGTGATATTACGCCTGAAGTGGCCGGCGTGTTCACAAACACCTTTGCTGACGATATGTTCGGTATCGGCATTTCGGTATCTCACCAGGAACGTGATTTCCGTCAGCAATCAGCCAGCATTCAGGGGTGGGTGCTTGTGCCCGACGAGGATTTACCCGAACTGGACCCATCCATGGTAGTGGATAACCGTTCTGTCATTACCGATGCGGCATTCTTTCCTAAAGATCTGAACTTTGGCTTTGCCGATGTTCAGCGTGAACGTACCAATGCACAGGTCACGTTCCAGTTCCGCCCTACCGATAATTTCACGGCAACGGTGGATTACACCGCATCAGACGCCGTCACCGGCACTAACAGCTTTGGTTGGGGGATTTGGAACAACTTCGGGCCGAATATTAATTCCTATGAACTGGACGAAAATGGCACTGCATTGTATGCCGATATTGCCGGTGATGACGGTTCTGCTACAGCCAGCCGTAACACCACCGAGGTGAATGCCCGCTCTCTGGGTGTAAATCTTGAGTGGCAAATCACTGATGATTGGGAAGTATCAGTGGATTATCACGACTCCTACAATCAGATTGATAATGGCAAGGACAAAGGGTTAGGCGGCAGTGGCCAGGTCATTCTTGGCTCCGATCAGCTGATTTCCAAAGTGTACGATTATCGGGAAGGTGATATTCCCAGCTATTACATCAATTGGAATAACGGCACCAACGAGCTGATGCCCGGTGAAATTGATTCTAACTTCAGTCAGTTTACCCGTAATCAGGGCCGTTCGGACATTGAACAGCTACAAATCGACAGTACCTGGTATAACTCGGTTTTTGACAGCATTCCACTGGTGAAGGTCGACTTTGGTTATGCCCGTACCGAACAGTCGTTGGGGGCAACGGACGCATGGGGTGGATTACGTGGCGGCCCCGGCTTCAGTCCGTCCTATACTGAAATTTTCCCGGATAGCATGTTTACCCGCCATGATACCGGTGATTTCCTGGATGCATTCAGTGGCGGCGGTGATGCGCTGAATCCTAATTATTTTTACACCTACAGCTTTGACGAAGCGATCACCCGGCAGTTGGCTTACCTTACGGCAGACGTGACCGGTGACAGCAACGTTTACTCCATCGATCCGTTCTTTAATGCGCCAACGGTGAACTTTGTCGAAGAGATCACCGATTCTGTTTACGTACAGACAGAGTGGGATTTTGATATTGGTGAATTCTATGTGCAGGTAAATGCCGGTGTGCGCTACGAAGAAACTGAAGTGCCCAGTTCCGCGCAGGTGCGGGTGCCGACGCAGGTAAACTGGGTCGCACCTTCTGAGTGGATCACTGAATATCAGTCGGAACTTATCCTGCAGGATTTCACCGGTGAATACGACATTCTGCTGCCCATGTTCGACATTAAAGTGGACGTAACAGAAGATGTCGTCGCCCGTTTCTCATGGGGTAAATCGATAACCCGTGCGCCTATTGGCTTGCTGCAAGGAGGCCGTGCATTTAGTGGCAGCCCCAAAATTGGTGCCCGTACCGCGTCTGAAGGTAACACCGGCCTGAAACCTTACGAGTCGCAAAACCTCGATTTGTCAGTGGAATGGTATTACAGCGAAGACAGCTATGCCTCCGTCGGCCTGTTCCGCAAGAAGGTGAGTGAGTATATCGAGACCACCGGGGGCGATCAGACCTTCGAAGGGCTGCGTGATATTTACCAGGGACCGCGGTGGAACGAAGCCGTTGCGGCTCTTGAAGCTGATGGTGTGCAGGCCACAGACAGTGCCATTTTCCAGTATTTTCAGGATAACGGCTACGCTAACGCAGAAGGTGTTGTTGAGCCAAACGCTGATGATCCACTGATCACCTGGCGTGTTACCAAGCCGCGTAACCTGCCGGATTCCCGCACTGTGGATGGTATTGAACTGGCCGTTCAGCATACTTTCGGTGAAACCGGCTTTGGGGTTGGAGTGAACGGTACGCTGGTTGACGGTGATGTGAAGTATGACCCCTATATTCTCGAAAGCGGTCAGAACCCGCTGGTGGGTATCGGTGATTCTGCCAACTTCCAGATGTTCTACGAAAAAGAAGCGTTGTCGGTAAAAGTGACTTATGCATGGCGTGCAGGCTATCTGCAGGGCATGGGACAGGCACAGGGTTCATCTGATGTACCACCAACACAGGCAGACTCTTTCGGTCAGTGGGACTTCAGCATCAACTACGATTTCAACGAACATTTCACCGTGTTTGTTGAAGGCGTAAATGTAAATAACGAGACTGAACGTGGCTACGGCCGTTTTGAGGAACAATTCCTTTACGCCCATCAATATGGTCCGCGTTATACCCTCGGTGCCCGGTATACGTTCTGA